Proteins from a single region of Verrucosispora sp. NA02020:
- a CDS encoding nucleotide pyrophosphohydrolase has translation MKDLTERVRAFADERDWQQFHTPKNLTMALAGEVGELLAEFQWLTPEQASAVMADPEAGARVRAEIGDVMIYLTRLADVLDIDLEDAARDKLTEVATRYPVSEAKGSVAKR, from the coding sequence GTGAAAGACCTGACCGAGCGGGTACGCGCCTTTGCCGACGAGCGGGACTGGCAGCAGTTCCACACGCCCAAGAACCTCACCATGGCCCTCGCGGGCGAGGTCGGCGAGTTGCTCGCCGAGTTCCAGTGGCTCACCCCCGAGCAGGCGAGCGCGGTCATGGCCGACCCCGAGGCGGGTGCCCGCGTACGCGCGGAGATCGGCGACGTGATGATCTACCTGACGCGACTCGCGGACGTCCTCGACATCGACCTGGAGGACGCCGCCCGGGACAAGCTCACCGAGGTCGCCACCCGCTATCCCGTCAGCGAGGCCAAGGGTTCGGTGGCGAAGCGGTAG
- a CDS encoding DUF2075 domain-containing protein, translating to MLSAFRTSAEGLLRHAANGDLADRIIDAIGRRVSPAERRSWERSLPVLAQDLADAGLGQVEMLVEYQLPLTSKRVDVVLVGTHPRTDEDSYVVVELKQWSRAESYEGSDTLVLVEHAREPRLHPGVQVRDYCEYLGDFLGVLSDRRTPIAGVAYLHNAVDRDVDELFQLRATEQSRIFTKQRRGQFLDHLRTHLAPTSGAAAADRFLTSAVRPSKHLLSYAAAELKQRSHFTLLDEQRLAYELVLHAVERSRAGDRKSVVVVSGGPGSGKSVIALSVLGELARQSRSVMHATGSRSFTQTLRKYAGKGSSRLKNLFGYFNSFMTAERNGLDVLICDEAHRIRETSVNRFTPKAKRDKARPQIDELIAAARVPVFLLDEHQVVKPGELGNVEVISAYAAQLDLHVEVVRLHDQFRCGGSDAYEQWVLDLLGLDGGEPSVWTGDGRFDLRLAESPEEMEAFLAGRQAAGETARMSAGYCWPWSDPRPDDSLVPDVQIGSWARPWNVKSDRSVGDAPGSAFWATDPNGFGQVGCVYTAQGFEYTWSGVILGPDLVARDGRLVTDRAESKDPAFRSRKALSDDEADRLIRNTYKVLMTRGMRGTVLYSTDPETRDYLASLLDVRRPVETTYEPSETGGGTTAASRP from the coding sequence GTGTTGTCAGCGTTCCGCACCTCCGCCGAGGGACTTCTCCGTCACGCCGCCAACGGCGATCTCGCCGACCGGATCATCGACGCGATCGGCCGTCGCGTGAGCCCGGCCGAACGCAGGTCCTGGGAGCGGAGCCTGCCGGTGCTCGCGCAGGATCTGGCCGATGCCGGACTCGGCCAGGTCGAGATGCTCGTCGAGTACCAACTCCCGTTGACCAGCAAGCGTGTCGACGTGGTCCTGGTGGGCACGCACCCCCGCACCGACGAGGACTCCTACGTGGTGGTGGAACTCAAGCAGTGGTCGCGGGCGGAGTCCTACGAGGGGTCCGACACGCTGGTGCTGGTCGAGCACGCCCGCGAACCGCGCCTGCACCCGGGCGTGCAGGTCCGTGACTACTGCGAGTACCTCGGTGACTTTCTCGGTGTGCTCTCCGACCGACGTACCCCGATCGCCGGTGTCGCCTACCTGCACAACGCCGTCGACCGGGACGTCGACGAACTCTTCCAGCTCAGGGCCACCGAGCAGAGCCGGATCTTCACCAAGCAGCGGCGCGGCCAGTTCCTCGACCACCTGCGTACCCACCTGGCCCCCACGTCGGGCGCGGCCGCCGCCGACCGGTTCCTCACCAGCGCCGTCCGACCGAGCAAGCACCTGCTGTCGTACGCGGCGGCCGAGTTGAAGCAGCGGTCGCACTTCACGCTGCTCGACGAGCAGCGTCTGGCGTACGAACTGGTGCTGCACGCCGTGGAACGCTCCCGCGCCGGGGACCGAAAGTCGGTCGTGGTGGTCTCGGGCGGTCCCGGCAGCGGCAAGAGCGTGATCGCCTTGTCCGTCCTCGGTGAGCTGGCCCGCCAGAGCCGCTCGGTCATGCACGCCACCGGTTCCCGGTCGTTCACCCAGACCCTGCGCAAGTACGCCGGCAAGGGCTCCTCGCGGTTGAAGAACCTGTTCGGGTACTTCAACAGCTTCATGACCGCCGAACGCAACGGCCTCGACGTGCTGATCTGCGACGAGGCACACCGCATCCGGGAGACGTCGGTCAACCGGTTCACGCCCAAGGCCAAGCGGGACAAGGCACGCCCCCAGATCGACGAGCTGATCGCGGCGGCACGGGTGCCGGTGTTCCTGCTCGACGAGCACCAGGTGGTCAAGCCGGGCGAGTTGGGCAACGTCGAGGTCATCTCCGCGTACGCCGCACAACTCGACCTGCACGTCGAGGTCGTCCGGCTACACGACCAGTTCCGGTGCGGCGGCAGCGACGCGTACGAGCAATGGGTCCTCGACCTGCTCGGCCTCGACGGTGGTGAACCCTCGGTCTGGACCGGCGACGGCCGGTTCGACCTGCGGCTGGCAGAGTCACCCGAGGAGATGGAGGCGTTCCTGGCCGGTCGGCAGGCCGCCGGGGAGACCGCCCGCATGTCGGCGGGCTACTGCTGGCCGTGGAGCGACCCCCGACCGGACGACTCCCTGGTGCCCGACGTGCAGATCGGAAGCTGGGCGCGGCCGTGGAACGTCAAGAGCGACCGGAGTGTGGGCGACGCACCGGGCAGCGCGTTCTGGGCCACCGATCCGAACGGATTCGGCCAGGTGGGCTGCGTCTACACGGCGCAGGGCTTCGAGTACACGTGGTCGGGCGTCATCCTCGGGCCGGACCTGGTCGCTCGGGACGGCCGCCTGGTCACCGATCGGGCGGAGTCGAAGGACCCGGCGTTCCGCAGCCGCAAGGCGCTCAGCGACGACGAGGCGGACCGGCTGATCCGCAACACCTACAAGGTGCTCATGACACGGGGCATGCGCGGAACCGTCCTGTACTCCACCGACCCGGAGACCCGCGACTACCTGGCCTCGCTTCTCGATGTGCGACGTCCGGTCGAGACGACGTACGAGCCCTCCGAGACCGGCGGCGGCACGACGGCCGCTTCTCGACCTTAG
- a CDS encoding helix-turn-helix transcriptional regulator: MADDMGSTVPRRQLGRALRDLRTEARMTLDGAAEAMQCSRQKMWRMESGLGPARPLDVKVMCELYAATPELTTALVALATETKAKGWWHSYGVAIPDWFELYVGLESTAHQLREYEDTLIPGLLQTCDYAQAVYQQRADATEVERERLVRVRLQRQEILKRRLPQAPKFEVVLAEAALIRTVGDAAVMADQLRHLLTADEMSNVSIRVLPLTARMHRGAEAGTFVILDFPPGKRTTPEPSVVYCESWTGALYLDRPEEYAAYEEVWASLDDLSLDEAESRQLINKIIGEVHHG, from the coding sequence ATGGCCGACGACATGGGATCGACAGTCCCCCGGCGACAGCTCGGGCGAGCACTGCGCGACCTTCGCACCGAAGCACGCATGACCCTCGACGGCGCTGCCGAGGCGATGCAGTGCAGCCGACAGAAGATGTGGCGCATGGAGAGCGGCCTCGGCCCGGCCCGCCCGCTCGACGTCAAGGTCATGTGTGAGCTGTACGCCGCCACACCCGAGCTGACCACCGCCCTCGTCGCTCTGGCCACCGAGACCAAGGCCAAAGGCTGGTGGCACTCCTACGGGGTCGCCATCCCTGACTGGTTCGAGCTATACGTGGGGCTGGAATCCACCGCCCACCAGCTTCGGGAGTACGAAGACACTCTTATCCCTGGCCTGCTCCAGACCTGTGACTATGCACAAGCGGTCTATCAGCAGCGAGCCGACGCTACCGAAGTGGAACGGGAACGCTTGGTGAGGGTGCGCCTGCAACGGCAGGAGATTTTGAAACGTCGACTCCCGCAGGCCCCCAAGTTCGAGGTCGTCCTCGCCGAAGCGGCACTTATTCGCACCGTCGGCGATGCTGCGGTCATGGCCGACCAGCTTCGTCATCTCCTGACGGCCGACGAGATGTCGAACGTGTCCATCCGGGTGCTTCCACTGACTGCGAGGATGCACCGAGGAGCAGAGGCGGGTACGTTCGTCATCCTCGACTTCCCACCTGGCAAGCGGACCACGCCCGAACCGTCGGTGGTCTACTGCGAATCATGGACCGGAGCGCTCTATCTGGACCGGCCCGAGGAATACGCAGCCTACGAAGAGGTGTGGGCAAGCCTCGATGACCTGTCCCTGGATGAGGCAGAATCAAGGCAGCTCATCAACAAGATCATCGGGGAGGTCCACCATGGCTGA
- a CDS encoding sialidase family protein, translating into MTGVRVLVGTRKGAFLLTSDGRRADWTVDGPHFGGWEIFHLTGSPADPDRLYASQSGGWFGQLIQRSDDGGKTWATVGNDFAYTGEVGEHLWYDGTPRPWEFKRIWHLEPSRDDPDTVYAGAEDAALYVSNDGGQKWTELTALRTHRTGPSWQPGAGGLCLHTIILDPVHPGRIYTAISAAGAFRSDDSGASWLPINKGLRSGEIPDTDAEVGHCVHHIAQHPSRPDTLFMQKHWDVMRSDDAGANWREISGDLPSDFGFPIAVHAHEPETIYVVPIKSDSEHYPPEGRLRVYRSRTGGDEWEPLTTGLPQSDCYVNVLRDAMAVDTLDECGIYVGTTGGQVYHSANGGDTWAPIVRDLPPVLSVEVQVLP; encoded by the coding sequence ATGACCGGCGTACGGGTGCTGGTCGGCACCCGCAAGGGCGCGTTCCTGCTCACCTCGGACGGTCGACGCGCCGACTGGACTGTCGACGGGCCGCACTTCGGCGGCTGGGAGATCTTCCACCTCACCGGCTCACCGGCCGACCCGGACCGGCTCTACGCCTCACAGTCCGGCGGCTGGTTCGGGCAGTTGATCCAGCGCTCCGACGACGGCGGTAAGACGTGGGCCACCGTCGGCAACGACTTCGCGTACACCGGCGAGGTCGGCGAGCACCTCTGGTACGACGGCACGCCGCGCCCGTGGGAGTTCAAGCGGATCTGGCACCTGGAGCCGTCCCGCGACGACCCCGACACCGTGTACGCCGGTGCCGAGGACGCCGCCCTCTACGTCTCGAACGACGGCGGCCAGAAGTGGACCGAGCTGACCGCGTTGCGGACCCACCGGACCGGCCCGTCGTGGCAGCCCGGCGCCGGTGGTCTCTGCCTGCACACGATCATCCTGGACCCGGTGCACCCGGGCCGGATCTACACCGCCATCTCGGCGGCGGGCGCGTTCCGCAGCGACGACTCGGGCGCGAGCTGGCTGCCGATCAACAAGGGCCTGCGGTCGGGGGAGATCCCCGACACCGACGCCGAGGTGGGCCACTGCGTCCACCACATCGCCCAGCACCCGTCGCGGCCGGACACGCTGTTCATGCAGAAGCACTGGGACGTGATGCGCAGCGACGACGCCGGTGCGAACTGGCGTGAGATCAGCGGCGACCTGCCCTCGGACTTCGGGTTCCCGATCGCGGTGCACGCGCACGAGCCGGAGACGATCTACGTCGTACCGATCAAGAGCGACTCCGAGCACTACCCACCGGAGGGGCGGTTGCGGGTCTACCGCAGTCGCACCGGCGGCGACGAGTGGGAGCCGCTGACCACCGGGCTGCCGCAGTCCGACTGCTACGTCAACGTCCTGCGCGACGCGATGGCGGTCGACACGCTCGACGAGTGCGGCATCTACGTCGGCACCACCGGCGGGCAGGTCTACCACTCGGCGAACGGCGGCGACACCTGGGCGCCGATCGTCCGGGACCTGCCCCCGGTGCTCTCCGTGGAAGTCCAGGTGTTGCCGTGA
- a CDS encoding nucleosidase: MDLRGTISPDRPLLVLAIAEEATYLDARLPVLLTGMGKVNAAVAVAATLARGPLPSAVVNLGTAGALHPDWTGTHQVGSVLQHDLDTEFIRRLTGQSVGAPLALGGDGPVLATGDRFVADDETRAELAARAQLVDMEGYAVASTALRFGVPVRLVKQVSDEAGAGADRTWKESVDDCARLLAGWVRDHL; encoded by the coding sequence ATGGATCTTCGCGGAACGATCAGCCCGGACCGTCCGTTGCTCGTCCTGGCCATCGCCGAGGAGGCCACCTACCTCGATGCGCGCCTGCCGGTGCTGCTCACCGGGATGGGGAAGGTCAACGCGGCGGTCGCGGTGGCGGCGACTCTGGCCCGTGGCCCGCTGCCGTCGGCGGTGGTCAACCTCGGCACGGCCGGCGCGCTGCACCCCGACTGGACGGGCACCCACCAGGTCGGCAGTGTGCTCCAGCACGACCTGGACACCGAGTTCATCCGCCGGTTGACCGGGCAGAGCGTCGGGGCACCGCTGGCGCTGGGCGGTGACGGGCCGGTGCTGGCGACCGGCGACCGGTTCGTCGCCGACGACGAGACGCGCGCCGAGCTGGCCGCCCGCGCCCAGTTGGTGGACATGGAGGGCTACGCGGTGGCGTCGACCGCGCTGCGGTTCGGCGTACCGGTGCGGCTGGTCAAGCAGGTCAGCGACGAGGCCGGTGCCGGGGCGGACCGGACCTGGAAGGAGTCGGTGGACGACTGCGCGCGGCTGCTCGCCGGCTGGGTCCGGGACCACCTCTGA
- a CDS encoding MoaD/ThiS family protein, producing the protein MIRVVLPAHLKTLAKVTGEVRLEVAGPDGGPATQRLVLDALEARYPMLLGTIRDRHSGRRRAFVRFYACEEDLSHSPPDAPLPEEVLTGAEPYIVLGAMAGG; encoded by the coding sequence GTGATCCGGGTCGTCCTCCCGGCCCACCTGAAGACCCTCGCCAAGGTCACCGGCGAGGTACGCCTGGAGGTGGCCGGTCCGGACGGGGGGCCGGCCACCCAGCGCCTGGTGCTGGACGCGTTGGAGGCGCGCTATCCGATGCTGCTCGGCACCATCCGGGACCGGCACAGCGGCAGACGTCGCGCCTTCGTCCGCTTCTACGCCTGCGAGGAGGACCTCTCGCACTCCCCACCCGACGCACCGCTGCCCGAGGAGGTGCTCACCGGCGCGGAACCGTACATCGTCCTGGGCGCGATGGCCGGCGGATAG
- a CDS encoding flavin monoamine oxidase family protein, translating to MTTPTTRRQFLQAVGVSGGAGVLYGTMGALGLAPAAQAAPPFRAPNRSDFTLTGRSAKSVVVLGAGIAGLTTAYELGKAGYRVTVLEARSRPGGRNWTVRGGTSETDLDGHTQRARFTGGQYMNAGPARIAQHMVTMDYCRELGVPVEIFGNQNADGYYYNEDVGPLSGTPIRHREAKADVYGYVSELLAKATDQGALDGQLTADDKERLLEFLRGFGAIGGRVAGNPAASWRYAGTNRRGYQVEPGAGNEAGTPKLTPYSLPDVLASGVGRYFSFEFGYDQAMLMFQPVGGMDRIAYALEEAVGRGRISYGAEVRSISNTGSGVSVVHAGPGGRVRTVTADFCVCTIPPPVLARIPSNLSQPVRAALDYAVPTATGKIGLQYRRRWWEQDENIYAGITNTNLDLSAIWYPSYGYHGAKGLVIGYYNFGANAQSYAALPPAEREARAVAQGVKIHGEAYRSEVEASFSVAWERTRHSEGGWMSWPSRTSGGHYGRLLEPDGRVYFAGDHLSHYIAWQAGAFESARKVVSDLHARVMST from the coding sequence ATGACGACACCCACCACGCGACGGCAGTTTCTCCAGGCGGTCGGGGTATCCGGCGGTGCCGGGGTGCTCTACGGGACGATGGGCGCGCTCGGGTTGGCCCCCGCCGCGCAGGCCGCGCCGCCGTTCCGCGCCCCGAACCGGTCGGACTTCACGCTGACCGGCCGCTCCGCGAAGTCCGTCGTCGTGCTCGGCGCGGGCATCGCCGGACTGACCACGGCGTACGAGCTCGGCAAGGCGGGTTACCGGGTGACCGTGCTGGAGGCGCGCAGCCGCCCGGGTGGGCGTAACTGGACGGTGCGTGGTGGCACCAGCGAGACGGACCTCGACGGGCACACCCAGCGCGCCCGGTTCACCGGTGGGCAGTACATGAACGCCGGTCCGGCGCGGATCGCCCAGCACATGGTGACCATGGACTACTGCCGGGAGCTGGGTGTGCCGGTCGAGATCTTCGGCAACCAGAACGCCGACGGCTACTACTACAACGAGGACGTCGGTCCGCTCTCCGGCACACCGATCCGGCACCGCGAGGCGAAGGCGGACGTCTACGGGTACGTCTCCGAACTGCTCGCCAAGGCCACCGACCAGGGTGCGCTCGACGGGCAGCTCACCGCCGACGACAAGGAACGTCTGCTGGAGTTCCTGCGCGGATTCGGCGCCATCGGCGGCCGGGTGGCGGGGAACCCGGCGGCCAGTTGGCGGTACGCGGGCACCAACCGCCGTGGCTACCAGGTCGAACCGGGCGCCGGCAACGAGGCGGGTACGCCGAAACTGACCCCGTACTCCCTGCCGGACGTGCTGGCCAGCGGCGTCGGCCGGTACTTCTCCTTCGAGTTCGGCTACGACCAGGCGATGCTGATGTTCCAGCCGGTCGGCGGAATGGATCGCATCGCGTACGCCCTGGAGGAGGCCGTGGGGCGCGGACGCATCAGCTACGGCGCGGAGGTGCGGTCGATCTCGAACACCGGTTCCGGGGTCTCGGTCGTCCACGCCGGACCCGGCGGTCGGGTGCGGACCGTCACTGCGGACTTCTGCGTCTGCACGATTCCGCCGCCGGTGCTGGCGCGGATCCCGTCGAACCTGTCCCAGCCGGTGCGGGCCGCCCTCGACTACGCGGTGCCGACCGCCACCGGCAAGATCGGGTTGCAGTACCGGCGGCGCTGGTGGGAGCAGGACGAGAACATCTACGCCGGCATCACCAACACCAACCTGGACCTGTCCGCGATCTGGTACCCGTCCTACGGCTACCACGGCGCGAAGGGTCTGGTCATCGGCTACTACAACTTCGGTGCCAACGCCCAGTCGTACGCGGCCCTGCCGCCCGCCGAGCGGGAGGCCCGCGCCGTCGCCCAGGGGGTGAAGATCCACGGCGAGGCGTACCGCAGCGAGGTGGAGGCGTCGTTCTCGGTGGCCTGGGAGCGGACCCGCCACAGCGAGGGCGGCTGGATGTCGTGGCCCTCGCGGACCAGCGGTGGGCACTACGGGCGGCTGCTGGAGCCGGACGGTCGGGTCTACTTCGCCGGTGATCACCTCAGCCACTACATCGCCTGGCAGGCCGGTGCCTTCGAGTCGGCCCGCAAGGTCGTGTCCGACCTGCACGCCCGCGTGATGTCGACCTGA
- a CDS encoding serpin family protein, translated as MVSRRSLLRTVPLAAAALTATRDRSRWWNESSTSTEPTRVPPDPAAMAAAATAVRGFSADLYRELASSRPGGNVVCAPYSVNLALAMTRAGARSTTADEMDAVLHAPNPRPGALDSGLNTVAQSLANRYQNGDGVARPLLTTANALWTRLDLGLRHGFQNTLAGYYGAAPHPVDFRGAPEATRQEINTWVSDRTNAKIPELLPSGVPTPDTSLILTNTTYLKAAWLYPFRATATATERFTRDDGAGVDVAMMRGPFDGMGYQEGDGWRAVDVPFAGDGLGMAIVMPTRNDLAAIEANLDVTWLGALLTGFRNALVELRLPRWTFRLPAELAAALGNLGMPTAFSSRADFTGMSTEPALSIDDVLHETFIAVDEKGTEAAAASAVIVRPPSIPQGPQFFVNRPFLYVIHDRFTGVPLFLGRVHDPLVTGP; from the coding sequence ATGGTGTCGCGTCGATCTCTCTTGCGGACGGTGCCGCTCGCCGCCGCCGCGCTAACCGCCACCCGAGACCGTTCCCGTTGGTGGAACGAGTCGTCCACCTCGACAGAACCGACCCGCGTCCCGCCCGACCCGGCCGCGATGGCCGCCGCCGCGACTGCGGTACGCGGCTTCTCCGCCGACCTCTACCGCGAGCTGGCATCGAGTCGCCCCGGCGGTAACGTGGTGTGCGCGCCGTACTCGGTCAATCTCGCACTCGCGATGACGCGGGCGGGTGCCCGCTCGACCACGGCGGACGAGATGGATGCCGTGCTCCACGCGCCGAATCCGCGGCCCGGCGCGCTCGACAGCGGGCTCAACACCGTCGCACAGTCGCTCGCCAACCGGTACCAGAACGGTGACGGCGTCGCGCGGCCCCTGCTGACCACGGCCAACGCTCTGTGGACGAGGCTCGACCTGGGCCTGCGCCACGGTTTCCAGAACACTCTGGCCGGCTACTACGGTGCCGCGCCGCACCCGGTCGACTTCCGGGGCGCTCCGGAGGCGACCCGCCAGGAGATCAACACCTGGGTGTCCGATCGGACCAACGCGAAGATCCCGGAGCTGTTGCCCTCCGGTGTCCCGACCCCCGACACCAGTCTGATCCTCACCAACACGACCTATCTGAAGGCGGCCTGGCTCTACCCGTTCAGGGCGACGGCCACGGCGACGGAGCGGTTCACCAGGGACGACGGTGCCGGTGTCGACGTCGCGATGATGCGTGGGCCTTTCGACGGGATGGGCTACCAGGAGGGCGATGGGTGGCGCGCGGTCGACGTGCCGTTCGCAGGTGACGGACTGGGCATGGCGATCGTCATGCCGACCCGCAACGACCTGGCGGCGATCGAGGCCAACCTCGACGTCACGTGGCTGGGTGCATTGCTCACCGGCTTCCGGAACGCCCTCGTCGAACTGCGCCTGCCCCGGTGGACTTTCCGCCTGCCGGCGGAGTTGGCTGCCGCGCTGGGCAACCTCGGCATGCCGACCGCGTTCAGCTCGCGGGCCGACTTCACCGGCATGAGCACCGAACCGGCCCTGAGCATCGACGACGTGCTGCACGAGACGTTCATCGCCGTGGACGAGAAGGGCACGGAGGCGGCGGCCGCGTCGGCTGTCATCGTACGGCCGCCGTCGATCCCGCAGGGTCCGCAGTTCTTCGTGAACCGGCCGTTCCTGTACGTCATCCACGACCGGTTCACCGGTGTGCCGCTGTTCCTCGGGCGGGTGCACGACCCGCTGGTCACCGGCCCGTAG
- a CDS encoding DUF397 domain-containing protein → MADLAGAQWRKSTRSGSNGGNCVEVADNLPGLVAVRDSKDPAGPVLAFSPTEWTSFVRATKSR, encoded by the coding sequence ATGGCTGATCTGGCTGGAGCCCAGTGGCGTAAGAGCACCCGCAGCGGCAGCAACGGCGGCAATTGCGTGGAGGTCGCCGACAACCTGCCCGGCCTCGTCGCCGTTCGCGACAGCAAGGACCCGGCCGGGCCTGTCCTCGCCTTCTCCCCCACGGAGTGGACCAGCTTCGTCCGAGCCACCAAGTCCCGCTGA
- a CDS encoding DMT family transporter, translated as MDRPLGLALGALGVLTFSLSLPATRVAVQHLDPWFVAFGRAVGAALLAGAYLRLTAAPPPTRRQWRRLAVVALGVVVGFPLFTSLALTTQTAAHGAVVVTVLPAMTAVFAVLRAGERPPRRFWAAGAAGLLAVLTFLVATGTVHGALSLADLYLLAAVVLCGLGYAEGGALARELGGAQTICWALLLALPVTVPVTVVAAVTHPPTADVAAWSAFGYLTTVSMFLGFFAWYAGLARGGIAQVGQIQLAQPVLTLLWSALLLAETVSAASIVAALVVLVCVVWTQRTRVPAG; from the coding sequence GTGGACCGGCCGCTCGGCCTCGCCCTCGGCGCGCTCGGCGTCCTCACGTTCTCCCTGTCGCTGCCCGCGACCCGCGTCGCCGTGCAGCACCTCGACCCTTGGTTCGTCGCCTTCGGCCGGGCCGTCGGTGCCGCGCTGCTCGCCGGGGCGTACCTGCGACTCACCGCAGCCCCACCACCCACCCGCCGCCAGTGGCGACGCCTGGCGGTCGTCGCCCTCGGCGTGGTCGTCGGGTTCCCGCTGTTCACCTCGCTGGCCCTGACCACCCAGACCGCCGCCCACGGTGCCGTCGTCGTCACCGTGCTGCCCGCCATGACCGCCGTGTTCGCGGTGCTGCGCGCCGGGGAACGCCCACCGAGACGGTTCTGGGCCGCCGGTGCCGCCGGCCTGCTCGCCGTCCTCACCTTCCTCGTCGCCACCGGCACCGTGCACGGTGCCCTGTCCCTGGCCGACCTCTATCTGCTGGCCGCCGTCGTCCTCTGCGGCCTCGGCTACGCCGAAGGCGGCGCACTCGCCCGCGAACTCGGCGGCGCGCAGACCATCTGCTGGGCCCTGCTGCTCGCGCTGCCGGTCACCGTGCCCGTCACCGTCGTGGCCGCCGTGACCCACCCGCCGACGGCCGACGTCGCCGCCTGGTCGGCCTTCGGCTACCTGACCACGGTCTCCATGTTCCTGGGCTTCTTCGCCTGGTACGCGGGCCTGGCCCGGGGCGGCATCGCCCAGGTCGGCCAGATCCAACTCGCCCAGCCGGTGCTGACCCTGCTCTGGTCCGCGCTGCTGCTCGCCGAGACCGTCAGCGCGGCGTCGATCGTCGCCGCGCTGGTCGTGCTCGTCTGTGTCGTGTGGACCCAACGCACCCGCGTCCCCGCCGGGTGA
- a CDS encoding PLP-dependent aminotransferase family protein, with protein MDHDNASARVVLDLRRLAAAAEPGARLPSVRELTARHRASPVTVAEAIRQLVGEGLIEARSGRGTFVAARPDERPAPDLSWQTVALGPRPAGEQEMQALLALPPEGAIPLSGGYLDAELQPAVALGTALARAARQPAAWQRGPTEGRADLRAWFAREAGTGLRADDMVICPGGQAALSTALRALATSGDTLLVESPTYLGALAAARAAGLRVVPVPADTEGVRPDQLAAAFARTGARLFYCQPLHANPHGATLAADRRAPVAEAVRDAGAFLIEDDYARDLTLDGVAPPPLAADDPHGHVVYLRSLTKSAAPGLRVAAIGARGPAGARLRAARLLDDFFVAGPLQQATIEVVTAPAWARHRRALRAALRTRREALRAALRRHLPDLAGQPVPRGGLHLWVRLPDGTDDVALAATAAAEGVVVFPGRPWYAAEPPAPHLRLTYAAAPPEAMDEAVRRLARALRTLLAAAAATVGPR; from the coding sequence ATGGATCACGATAACGCATCCGCTCGCGTTGTCCTGGACCTGCGGCGGCTGGCGGCGGCTGCGGAGCCCGGCGCCCGACTGCCGTCGGTACGCGAGCTGACCGCCCGGCACCGCGCGTCGCCGGTCACCGTCGCCGAGGCCATTCGACAGTTGGTGGGCGAAGGGCTGATCGAGGCGCGGTCCGGCCGGGGCACCTTCGTGGCCGCCCGGCCGGACGAGCGACCGGCGCCCGACCTGTCCTGGCAGACGGTGGCGCTCGGTCCCCGCCCGGCCGGCGAGCAGGAGATGCAGGCGTTACTGGCGTTACCGCCGGAAGGCGCGATTCCGTTGTCCGGCGGGTACCTCGACGCCGAGCTGCAACCGGCCGTCGCGCTCGGTACCGCGCTCGCGCGTGCCGCCCGGCAACCCGCCGCGTGGCAGCGCGGTCCGACCGAGGGGCGGGCGGATCTGCGGGCCTGGTTCGCCCGCGAGGCGGGCACCGGGTTGCGCGCCGACGACATGGTGATCTGCCCGGGAGGTCAGGCCGCGTTGTCGACGGCGTTGCGGGCGCTCGCCACGTCCGGCGACACCCTGCTCGTGGAGTCGCCGACCTATCTGGGTGCGCTGGCCGCCGCGCGGGCCGCCGGGCTGCGGGTGGTGCCGGTGCCCGCCGACACCGAGGGGGTACGCCCCGACCAGCTCGCCGCCGCCTTCGCCCGGACCGGCGCGCGGCTGTTCTACTGCCAGCCGCTGCACGCCAACCCGCACGGTGCCACGTTGGCGGCCGACCGGCGGGCCCCGGTCGCCGAGGCGGTACGCGACGCCGGGGCGTTCCTGATCGAGGACGACTACGCCCGTGATCTCACGCTGGACGGGGTGGCCCCGCCACCGTTGGCCGCCGACGATCCGCACGGACACGTCGTCTATCTGCGGTCGCTGACCAAGTCGGCCGCTCCCGGTCTGCGGGTCGCGGCGATCGGTGCACGGGGCCCCGCTGGCGCGCGGTTGCGCGCGGCCCGACTGCTCGACGACTTCTTCGTCGCCGGGCCGTTGCAGCAGGCCACCATCGAGGTCGTCACCGCACCGGCCTGGGCGCGACACCGGCGGGCGCTGCGGGCCGCACTGCGTACCCGTCGTGAGGCGTTGCGGGCCGCACTGCGTCGGCACCTGCCGGACCTGGCCGGGCAGCCCGTGCCGCGCGGCGGTCTGCACCTCTGGGTACGCCTGCCCGACGGCACCGACGACGTGGCGCTGGCCGCGACCGCCGCCGCCGAAGGGGTCGTCGTCTTTCCCGGCCGCCCCTGGTACGCCGCCGAACCGCCGGCACCGCACCTGCGCCTCACCTACGCCGCCGCCCCGCCCGAGGCGATGGACGAGGCCGTCCGCCGCCTCGCTCGGGCGCTGCGGACCCTGCTCGCCGCCGCCGCTGCCACCGTGGGGCCACGCTGA